The following are encoded together in the Phenylobacterium sp. NIBR 498073 genome:
- the hrpB gene encoding ATP-dependent helicase HrpB — protein MLPVEEILPALLAALDERTSAVLVAPPGAGKTTLVPLRLLDAAWLERGKIVMLEPRRLAARAAAERMAKTLGEKVGETVGYRVRMQSKVSARTRIEVVTEGVFSRMILADPSLEGVSAVIFDEFHERSLDADLGLALARDAQGVLREDLRILVMSATLDGAAVGRLLDQAPVIESQGRSFPVDTRYLGRDERLRLEDRVVRAVERALAEESGSILVFLPGQGEILRTAERLAERVRRPDVRIAPLYGALDPAQQDAAISPAPAGVRKVVLATSIAETSLTIEGVRVVIDAGLARVPRFDPASGLTRLATVRVSRAAADQRRGRAGRTEPGVAYRLWDEAETRALPAFADPEILDADLSGLALDLARWGARDPAELAFLDPPPAAAFNEARMLLRRLEALGEDGVLTAHGEALSEFPLAPRLAHMVLKAGESGQAERAAQIAALVTERGLGGRDADLRHRLEGLARDRSPRARDARALAERWARLAGKPGRREPLDDGLLLAFAYPERVAKARGGSGEFQLVSGRGAFVEPTDALARAKWLAIAEMGGGERRDRILLAAPVDEGELIAAFRDQMETEYRLDESGGGRLRAKRLTRLGKLTVREEIDENPDPALIAAALAGRVRAEGLGKLPWGEAARSFRERAGFLRAQGQDWPDLSDGALLERLDDWLTPLLAGVRSLGALKPDVLDRAVRALVPWEQQRRLEASAPARWTAPTGNSFSIDYAAEGGPRVDVRVQEVFGLAEHPSVGGAPLTLSLLSPAHRPIQTTKDLPGFWRGSWKDVRSDMRGRYPKHVWPEDPATAAPTARAKPRGT, from the coding sequence ATGCTTCCGGTAGAGGAAATTTTGCCCGCCCTGCTGGCGGCTCTGGACGAGCGGACGTCGGCGGTGCTGGTGGCGCCGCCCGGCGCGGGCAAGACGACGCTGGTCCCCCTGCGGCTGCTGGACGCCGCGTGGCTGGAGCGCGGTAAGATCGTGATGCTGGAGCCGCGGCGACTGGCGGCGCGCGCTGCGGCCGAGCGCATGGCCAAGACCTTGGGTGAAAAGGTCGGCGAAACAGTCGGTTACCGCGTTCGGATGCAGTCGAAGGTGTCGGCTCGCACGCGCATCGAGGTGGTCACCGAGGGCGTGTTCAGCCGCATGATCCTCGCCGATCCGAGCCTGGAGGGCGTCAGCGCGGTGATCTTCGACGAATTTCACGAGCGCAGCCTGGACGCCGATCTCGGCCTGGCCCTGGCGCGGGACGCGCAAGGGGTGCTGCGCGAGGACCTGCGCATCCTGGTGATGTCGGCGACGCTGGACGGGGCGGCGGTCGGGCGGCTGCTCGATCAGGCGCCGGTGATCGAGAGCCAGGGGCGCAGCTTTCCTGTGGATACTCGCTACCTTGGCCGGGACGAGCGGCTGCGGCTCGAGGACCGGGTGGTCCGCGCCGTGGAGCGGGCGCTGGCCGAGGAAAGCGGCAGCATCCTGGTGTTCCTGCCCGGGCAGGGCGAGATCCTGCGGACCGCCGAACGGCTGGCCGAGCGCGTGCGGCGGCCCGACGTGCGGATCGCGCCGTTGTACGGCGCGCTGGATCCGGCCCAGCAGGACGCGGCGATCAGCCCGGCCCCGGCGGGCGTGCGCAAGGTGGTGCTGGCGACCTCGATCGCCGAGACCAGCCTGACCATCGAGGGCGTGCGGGTCGTGATCGACGCAGGCCTGGCCCGTGTGCCGCGCTTCGATCCGGCCAGCGGGCTTACCCGGTTGGCGACCGTGCGGGTCAGCCGCGCGGCGGCCGACCAGAGGCGCGGCCGGGCCGGGCGCACCGAGCCGGGCGTCGCCTACCGGCTGTGGGACGAGGCCGAGACCCGGGCGCTGCCGGCCTTCGCCGATCCGGAGATTCTCGACGCCGACCTGTCGGGGCTGGCGCTGGACCTGGCGCGCTGGGGCGCGCGCGATCCAGCCGAGCTGGCGTTCCTTGATCCGCCCCCGGCCGCGGCCTTCAACGAGGCGCGGATGCTGCTGCGGCGGCTGGAGGCGCTGGGCGAGGACGGGGTTCTGACCGCGCACGGCGAGGCGCTGAGCGAGTTTCCGCTGGCCCCGCGGCTGGCGCACATGGTGCTGAAGGCCGGCGAGAGCGGGCAGGCCGAGCGGGCCGCGCAGATCGCCGCCCTAGTCACCGAGCGGGGCCTGGGCGGGCGCGACGCCGACCTGCGCCATCGGCTGGAGGGCCTCGCGCGGGACCGCTCGCCGCGGGCGCGCGACGCCAGGGCCCTGGCCGAGCGTTGGGCCCGGCTGGCGGGAAAGCCGGGCAGGCGCGAGCCGCTGGACGACGGGCTGCTGCTGGCGTTCGCCTATCCGGAGCGGGTGGCCAAGGCGCGGGGCGGCAGCGGCGAGTTCCAGCTGGTCAGCGGCCGCGGCGCGTTCGTGGAGCCGACCGACGCTCTGGCGCGCGCGAAGTGGCTGGCCATCGCCGAGATGGGCGGCGGCGAGCGGCGCGACCGCATCCTGCTGGCCGCGCCGGTCGACGAGGGCGAGCTGATCGCCGCGTTCAGGGACCAGATGGAGACCGAGTATCGGCTCGATGAGAGCGGCGGCGGGCGGCTGCGGGCCAAGCGGCTGACGCGGCTGGGCAAGCTGACCGTGCGCGAAGAGATCGACGAGAACCCCGATCCGGCGCTGATCGCCGCGGCGCTGGCGGGCCGCGTGCGGGCCGAGGGCCTGGGCAAGCTGCCCTGGGGCGAGGCGGCGCGCTCGTTCCGCGAACGGGCCGGGTTCCTGCGCGCCCAGGGCCAGGATTGGCCCGACCTCAGCGACGGCGCGCTGCTGGAGCGGCTCGACGACTGGCTAACGCCGCTGCTGGCGGGGGTGCGCTCGCTGGGGGCGCTGAAGCCGGACGTGCTGGACCGGGCGGTGCGGGCGCTGGTTCCGTGGGAGCAGCAGCGCAGGCTGGAAGCCTCGGCGCCCGCGCGCTGGACGGCGCCGACCGGCAACAGCTTCTCCATCGACTACGCCGCCGAGGGCGGGCCGCGGGTCGACGTGCGGGTGCAGGAGGTGTTCGGCCTGGCCGAGCATCCGAGCGTCGGCGGCGCGCCGCTGACCCTGTCGCTGCTGTCGCCGGCGCATCGGCCGATCCAGACGACCAAGGACCTGCCGGGTTTCTGGCGCGGCTCGTGGAAGGACGTCCGCTCGGACATGCGCGGGCGCTATCCCAAGCACGTCTGGCCCGAGGACCCGGCCACCGCCGCGCCGACCGCGCGCGCCAAGCCGCGGGGGACGTAG
- a CDS encoding TetR/AcrR family transcriptional regulator has translation MTIAVTTRRSARKPKGDGHLRRQEILEAAERIFVAEGYEGATIRKIADEVGVSSTALYMHFPDKSCILLEICQGTIRNLLERNAEISAKPMDAVNRVKLMLDAYMRWGLEHPNAYELVFCNVARLAAVIGEEETTADLGDQCYQVFSGVVREIAAEGRLRTGTADSAAQALWTACHGVVSMMIARPNFAWAPTDELISVTLDGLMHGLVAD, from the coding sequence GTGACCATCGCAGTGACGACGCGGCGCTCAGCCCGGAAACCCAAGGGCGACGGCCACCTCCGCAGGCAGGAAATCCTGGAGGCCGCCGAGCGCATCTTCGTGGCCGAGGGCTATGAGGGCGCGACGATCCGCAAGATCGCCGACGAGGTGGGGGTGTCGTCGACGGCGCTCTATATGCACTTCCCGGACAAGAGCTGCATCCTGCTGGAGATCTGCCAGGGCACGATCCGCAACCTGCTGGAGCGCAACGCCGAGATCTCGGCCAAGCCGATGGACGCGGTGAACCGCGTCAAGCTGATGCTGGACGCCTATATGCGCTGGGGCCTGGAACACCCGAACGCCTACGAACTGGTGTTCTGCAACGTCGCGCGGCTGGCCGCGGTGATCGGCGAAGAAGAGACGACCGCCGACCTGGGCGACCAGTGCTATCAGGTGTTCTCAGGCGTGGTCCGGGAGATCGCCGCCGAAGGGCGGCTGCGCACCGGCACCGCCGACAGCGCCGCCCAGGCGCTGTGGACCGCCTGCCACGGCGTGGTCAGCATGATGATCGCCCGGCCGAATTTCGCGTGGGCCCCCACCGACGAGCTGATCAGCGTGACGCTGGACGGCCTGATGCACGGCCTGGTCGCCGACTAA
- a CDS encoding efflux transporter outer membrane subunit translates to MARLILPPVTAALLLAGCAAVPNLGPAPQVRPAQAYAATSSFDAPAAQWPADQWWKGYGDAQLDTLVDEALAGSPSLVQAQARVRAAQARAQQSRAALLPSAALNAQAAQTKQSYNNGIPPAFVPEGYNDTGRATLDLSFDLDLWGKNRAALAAATSEATAAEMDAAQARLMLTTSVVGAYAELSRAFAAEEASAQAQANREATRKLVAQQVANGAANQGELKQAEAALASADQDLAANREQVGLARDAIAALLGAGPDRGLAIARPAAPAVREFGLPTNLAADLLGRRPDIVAARLRAEAAGKRIDVARKSFYPNVNLAGFIGAQSLGLDLLTESGSEIGQAGLALSLPIFQGGRLSGAYRGARAEYDAAVADYDATLTQALKEVADAAVSERALAVRLGAARQALAKGEEAYRIARLRYEGGLDSYTSVLTAENAVILQRRAAADLESRALTLDAALVRALGGGFRAA, encoded by the coding sequence ATGGCACGCCTGATTCTCCCCCCCGTGACGGCGGCCCTCCTGTTGGCGGGCTGCGCGGCCGTACCAAACCTGGGTCCAGCCCCCCAGGTCAGGCCTGCGCAGGCCTATGCCGCAACCTCGAGTTTCGACGCCCCGGCCGCTCAGTGGCCGGCCGACCAGTGGTGGAAGGGCTATGGCGACGCCCAGCTCGACACTCTGGTCGACGAGGCGCTGGCCGGGTCGCCGAGCCTGGTCCAGGCGCAGGCGCGGGTGAGGGCGGCTCAGGCGCGGGCACAGCAGAGCCGCGCGGCGCTGTTGCCCAGCGCGGCGCTCAACGCGCAGGCTGCGCAGACCAAGCAGAGCTACAACAACGGCATTCCGCCGGCCTTCGTGCCGGAGGGCTACAACGACACCGGCCGCGCGACGCTGGACCTCTCCTTCGACCTCGATCTCTGGGGCAAGAACCGCGCGGCGCTGGCCGCAGCGACCTCGGAGGCCACCGCCGCGGAGATGGACGCGGCCCAGGCGCGGCTGATGCTGACCACCTCGGTGGTCGGCGCCTATGCCGAGCTGTCGCGGGCGTTCGCCGCCGAAGAAGCATCCGCCCAGGCGCAGGCCAACCGCGAGGCCACCCGCAAGCTGGTCGCCCAGCAGGTCGCCAACGGCGCGGCCAACCAGGGCGAGCTGAAGCAGGCCGAGGCCGCCCTGGCCAGCGCCGACCAGGACCTGGCGGCCAACCGCGAGCAGGTGGGCCTGGCCCGCGACGCGATCGCCGCCCTGCTGGGCGCCGGGCCCGACCGCGGCCTGGCGATCGCCCGGCCCGCCGCGCCGGCGGTGCGCGAATTCGGGCTCCCTACGAACCTGGCGGCCGATCTGCTGGGCCGGCGTCCGGACATCGTCGCCGCGCGGCTGCGGGCCGAGGCGGCCGGCAAGCGCATCGATGTGGCGCGCAAGTCCTTCTATCCGAACGTGAACCTGGCCGGCTTCATCGGCGCCCAGTCGCTGGGCCTGGACCTGCTGACCGAGAGCGGCTCGGAGATCGGCCAGGCCGGGCTGGCGCTCAGCCTGCCGATCTTCCAGGGCGGGCGGCTGTCGGGCGCCTATCGCGGCGCGCGGGCCGAGTACGACGCCGCCGTCGCCGACTATGACGCGACCCTGACCCAGGCGCTGAAGGAAGTGGCGGACGCCGCCGTGAGCGAGCGGGCGCTGGCCGTCCGGCTGGGCGCGGCGCGGCAGGCGCTGGCCAAGGGCGAGGAAGCCTATCGCATCGCTCGGCTCCGCTACGAAGGCGGGCTGGACTCCTACACCTCGGTGCTGACCGCCGAGAACGCCGTGATCCTGCAGCGGCGCGCCGCCGCCGACCTGGAATCGCGCGCGCTGACCCTTGACGCAGCCCTGGTCCGCGCCCTGGGCGGCGGCTTCCGGGCCGCCTGA
- a CDS encoding RNA methyltransferase, giving the protein MSRLVTSLTNPTVKSVRGLHLRKEREQSGLFVAEGLKIVTEAVELGHAPRILMYGKDAEGHPLLKRAIQATLAARGEVIEVTQDILAKVSRRDNPQAVVAVFAQVFTPLTALDPSAATCFVALHRVRDPGNLGTIVRTADAAGCGAVILVGDCCDPFSVEAVRATMGSIFAVPIVKASEAEFASWRASWPGSVVGTLLSATVDHRQASYAQPAMILMGNEQQGLTPEMAALCDVNVKIPMRGRADSLNLSVATGIMIYAAT; this is encoded by the coding sequence ATGAGCCGCCTCGTCACCTCCCTGACCAACCCGACGGTGAAGTCGGTCCGCGGCCTGCACCTGCGCAAGGAGCGCGAGCAGTCGGGCCTGTTCGTGGCCGAGGGCCTGAAGATCGTCACCGAGGCCGTCGAGCTCGGCCACGCCCCGCGCATCCTGATGTACGGCAAGGACGCCGAGGGCCATCCCCTGCTCAAGCGCGCCATCCAGGCGACGCTGGCCGCCCGCGGCGAGGTGATCGAGGTCACCCAGGACATCCTCGCCAAGGTCTCGCGCCGCGACAACCCGCAGGCCGTGGTCGCCGTCTTCGCCCAGGTCTTCACGCCGCTGACCGCCCTCGATCCGTCGGCCGCCACCTGCTTCGTCGCCCTGCACCGGGTCCGCGATCCGGGCAACCTCGGGACTATCGTGCGAACCGCCGACGCCGCCGGTTGCGGCGCGGTGATCCTGGTCGGCGACTGCTGCGACCCGTTCTCGGTCGAAGCGGTGCGCGCCACCATGGGCTCGATCTTCGCCGTCCCGATCGTCAAGGCGAGCGAGGCCGAGTTCGCGAGCTGGCGCGCGAGCTGGCCCGGCTCGGTGGTCGGCACCCTGCTCAGCGCCACCGTCGACCACCGCCAGGCGTCCTACGCCCAGCCCGCGATGATCCTGATGGGCAACGAACAGCAGGGCCTGACGCCGGAGATGGCCGCGCTCTGCGACGTCAACGTCAAGATCCCGATGCGCGGCCGCGCCGACAGCCTCAACCTGTCAGTCGCCACCGGCATCATGATCTACGCCGCGACCTAG
- a CDS encoding protein kinase — MTHAKDRLESRRRVHDALAARLASLSDDDLTALLAGTTGWHDHVLGNQSGIVAFEGATMFVKKITLSDLERAPGNLNSTANLFDLPTYYHYGVGSAGFGAWRELQAYVRASGWVLSGECPYFPLVYHWRVTLRAERAPLPAAKQAWLDQAPDHWNGSDAVRQRMDAISAATTSIVLFLEYVPEMLHTWLEDRLSGQRFDAGLEPTFLSFHDQLRAATSFMNDRGMLHFDLYARNVLTDGDQVYVTDFGLVLCSDFELSASERAFLEAHRYYDRAYLDWVVGEWLVPRAVGLTPALAELADRAAPAAKIFGDFFEALSQTSRRTPYPGDALEAAFINSTKTG, encoded by the coding sequence ATGACGCATGCCAAGGACCGCCTGGAAAGCCGCCGACGCGTCCACGACGCGCTCGCCGCGCGCCTGGCCTCCTTGAGTGACGATGACCTGACGGCTCTGCTCGCAGGAACGACCGGCTGGCACGACCACGTCCTCGGCAACCAATCGGGGATCGTCGCCTTCGAGGGCGCGACGATGTTCGTCAAGAAGATCACGCTCAGCGACCTGGAGCGCGCGCCCGGCAATTTGAACTCGACGGCGAATCTGTTCGACCTTCCCACCTACTATCATTATGGCGTCGGGTCGGCAGGGTTCGGGGCCTGGCGTGAATTGCAAGCCTATGTCAGGGCAAGCGGATGGGTGCTCTCCGGTGAGTGCCCATACTTCCCTCTAGTCTATCACTGGCGAGTGACGCTGAGGGCGGAGCGTGCACCGCTCCCGGCTGCGAAGCAGGCGTGGCTAGATCAGGCGCCCGACCACTGGAACGGTTCGGACGCCGTCCGCCAACGCATGGACGCCATTTCAGCGGCCACGACCTCGATCGTGCTCTTCTTGGAATATGTCCCGGAAATGCTGCACACGTGGCTTGAGGACAGGTTGTCCGGCCAACGTTTTGACGCCGGCCTGGAGCCGACGTTTCTCAGCTTCCACGATCAGTTACGCGCCGCCACCAGCTTCATGAACGACCGCGGCATGCTGCACTTCGATCTGTACGCCCGCAACGTGCTGACCGATGGCGATCAGGTGTACGTCACCGATTTCGGCTTGGTTCTGTGCTCCGACTTCGAACTGTCCGCGTCCGAACGCGCGTTTCTTGAGGCTCATCGTTACTATGACCGCGCTTACCTGGACTGGGTTGTCGGCGAGTGGCTGGTTCCTCGCGCGGTCGGCCTGACCCCGGCGCTAGCCGAGCTCGCCGATAGGGCCGCGCCAGCCGCCAAGATTTTCGGCGACTTCTTCGAAGCCCTGTCGCAGACCAGCCGGCGCACGCCCTATCCCGGCGACGCGCTTGAAGCAGCGTTCATCAACTCAACCAAGACCGGCTGA
- a CDS encoding amino acid permease has product MWRVKSLDAILATAEKKSLHRSLGAFQLTMLGIGAIIGTGIFVLTAEAAQKAGPGMIASFIIAGFVCAVAALCYAEMSSMVPVSGSAYTYSYAVMGELLAWMVGWALILEYAVAAGAVSVGWSGYVVGLIEHALHIDIPNALVLGPMDGGIVNLPAALIALAVTGLLVIGTKESATVNAILVAVKVSALTLFVFLAVPVMNMENFHPFAPLGMAGISAAAASIFFAYVGFDAVSTAAEETKNPQRNMPIGLIGSLGICTIFYILVASGVIGTVGAQPLTDANGAGLRPGSPELTAACKAAGDAAVVCSKEALAWTLRSIGWPQVGNLIGLAAGLALPSVILMMMFGQTRIFFVMSRDGLLPAVLSKVHPKYHTPHVITVITGVFVSLFAAFFPVGVLADISNSGTLFAFAMVAIAVLVLRRTDPHRKRPFRAPAIMIVAPLAAVGCVYLFFSLSTETKLLFLGWALVGLVVYYLYGYRKSHVGRGIVEVPELSPDAPPGPVAPMPGAPAPGDRQH; this is encoded by the coding sequence ATGTGGCGAGTTAAATCGCTCGACGCGATTCTCGCGACCGCAGAGAAAAAGTCTCTGCACCGGTCGCTGGGCGCGTTTCAGCTTACCATGCTTGGCATCGGGGCCATCATCGGCACGGGGATCTTCGTTCTGACCGCCGAGGCGGCGCAGAAGGCTGGGCCCGGCATGATCGCCAGCTTCATCATCGCTGGCTTCGTCTGCGCGGTCGCCGCGCTCTGCTACGCCGAAATGTCGTCGATGGTCCCGGTTTCCGGGTCCGCCTACACCTACAGCTACGCCGTGATGGGCGAACTGCTGGCCTGGATGGTCGGCTGGGCGCTGATCCTCGAATACGCCGTCGCCGCGGGCGCGGTCTCGGTCGGCTGGTCCGGCTACGTGGTCGGCCTGATCGAGCACGCCCTGCACATCGATATCCCGAACGCGCTGGTGCTCGGGCCGATGGACGGCGGCATCGTCAACCTGCCGGCCGCCCTGATCGCCCTGGCGGTCACCGGCCTGCTGGTCATCGGCACCAAGGAATCGGCCACCGTCAACGCCATCCTGGTGGCGGTGAAGGTCTCGGCCCTGACCCTGTTCGTCTTCCTGGCCGTGCCGGTGATGAACATGGAGAACTTCCATCCCTTCGCCCCGCTCGGCATGGCCGGGATCTCGGCGGCCGCGGCCTCGATTTTCTTCGCCTATGTCGGCTTCGACGCGGTTTCGACCGCCGCCGAAGAGACCAAGAACCCGCAGCGCAACATGCCGATCGGCCTGATCGGCTCGCTCGGCATCTGCACCATCTTCTACATCCTGGTCGCCTCGGGCGTGATCGGCACCGTCGGCGCCCAGCCGCTGACCGACGCCAACGGCGCGGGCCTGCGTCCCGGCAGCCCCGAGCTCACCGCCGCCTGTAAGGCCGCCGGCGACGCTGCGGTGGTCTGCTCGAAGGAAGCCCTGGCCTGGACCCTGCGCTCCATCGGCTGGCCGCAGGTCGGCAACCTGATCGGCCTCGCCGCCGGCCTGGCCCTGCCCTCGGTCATCCTGATGATGATGTTCGGCCAGACCCGGATCTTCTTCGTGATGAGCCGCGACGGCCTGCTTCCGGCGGTGCTGTCCAAGGTCCACCCGAAGTACCACACCCCGCACGTGATCACCGTGATCACCGGCGTGTTCGTGTCGCTGTTCGCCGCCTTCTTCCCGGTCGGCGTGCTGGCCGACATCTCGAACTCCGGCACACTGTTCGCCTTCGCGATGGTGGCCATCGCGGTGCTCGTGCTGCGCCGGACCGACCCGCACCGCAAGCGCCCGTTCCGCGCGCCAGCGATCATGATCGTCGCGCCGCTGGCTGCGGTCGGCTGCGTCTATCTGTTCTTCAGCCTGTCGACCGAAACCAAGCTGCTGTTCCTCGGCTGGGCGCTGGTCGGCCTGGTGGTCTACTACCTCTACGGCTACCGCAAGAGCCACGTCGGCCGGGGCATCGTCGAAGTCCCCGAATTGTCGCCCGACGCGCCTCCTGGTCCCGTCGCGCCGATGCCCGGCGCGCCGGCGCCTGGCGATCGCCAGCACTAA
- a CDS encoding TetR/AcrR family transcriptional regulator: MVTATPQSRREERRDERRDGILDVARDCFLADGYAATSMSTIAARLGGSKGTLYNYFKSKEELFEAVMQRQCGALAETLFDVDHDGDDMRERLQHFAGKFLTLLLTPESLGIHRVVVGETGRFPELGRMFFDMGPKVILTKIAGYLSDLMDQGVLRRADPFVAAQQFKDLTISGVLQPRTWGVITGDMTDAEIENQVNNAVDTFLRAYRPD, translated from the coding sequence ATGGTGACAGCCACGCCTCAGAGCAGACGTGAGGAGCGTCGCGACGAACGCCGCGACGGCATTCTGGACGTCGCGCGCGACTGCTTCCTGGCCGACGGCTACGCCGCGACCTCCATGTCGACCATCGCCGCCCGGCTCGGCGGGTCGAAGGGCACGCTCTACAACTACTTCAAGTCCAAGGAAGAGCTGTTCGAGGCGGTGATGCAGCGCCAGTGCGGCGCCCTGGCCGAGACCCTGTTCGACGTCGACCACGACGGCGACGACATGCGTGAACGCCTGCAGCACTTCGCCGGCAAGTTCCTGACCCTGCTGCTGACCCCCGAGTCGCTCGGCATCCACCGCGTCGTGGTCGGCGAGACCGGCCGCTTCCCCGAGCTCGGGCGCATGTTCTTCGACATGGGCCCCAAGGTGATCCTGACCAAGATCGCCGGCTACCTGTCCGACCTCATGGATCAGGGCGTCCTGCGCCGCGCCGACCCCTTCGTCGCCGCCCAGCAGTTCAAGGACCTGACCATCTCGGGCGTGCTGCAGCCGCGGACCTGGGGCGTCATCACCGGCGACATGACCGACGCCGAGATCGAAAACCAGGTCAACAACGCCGTCGACACCTTCCTGCGCGCCTACAGGCCGGACTAG
- a CDS encoding class I SAM-dependent methyltransferase — MTKTAPVVAELPGAMRTTGWADYALLDSGGGRKLERYGPYTVVRPEPQAMWDPRLPQDAWDKADAVFDPSDEEDAGKWRFRGKPKESWPMAWGDVRFHARFTAFRHLAFFPEQAANWAWLDQRVRALPGQPRILNLFGYTGVASLVCAAAGAHVTHVDASKKAIAWARENAALSGLDDRPIRWICEDARRYVQREVRRGSRYDGIILDPPKYGRGPDGEVWRLFENLPELSALCAELLGENASFLLLNAYAERISGAALSSLCAAKLCGRAGAIDWGELTLVEDAGDRQIGMSFYGRWSA; from the coding sequence ATGACCAAGACCGCCCCCGTCGTCGCCGAACTGCCCGGCGCCATGCGCACCACCGGCTGGGCCGACTACGCCCTGCTGGACTCGGGCGGCGGCCGCAAGCTCGAACGCTACGGCCCCTATACCGTCGTGCGCCCCGAACCCCAGGCGATGTGGGATCCGCGCCTGCCGCAGGACGCCTGGGACAAGGCCGACGCCGTCTTCGATCCGTCGGACGAAGAGGACGCCGGCAAGTGGCGCTTCCGCGGCAAGCCCAAGGAGAGCTGGCCGATGGCCTGGGGCGACGTGCGCTTCCATGCCCGCTTCACCGCCTTCCGCCACCTGGCCTTCTTCCCGGAGCAGGCCGCCAACTGGGCCTGGCTGGACCAACGCGTGCGCGCCCTGCCCGGCCAGCCGCGGATCCTCAACCTGTTCGGCTACACCGGCGTCGCCAGCCTGGTCTGCGCTGCGGCCGGCGCCCACGTCACCCACGTCGACGCCTCCAAGAAGGCCATCGCCTGGGCGCGCGAGAACGCCGCCCTCTCGGGCCTGGACGACCGCCCGATCCGCTGGATCTGCGAGGACGCCCGCCGCTACGTCCAGCGCGAGGTGCGCCGGGGCTCGCGCTATGACGGCATCATCCTCGACCCGCCGAAATACGGCCGCGGGCCGGACGGCGAGGTCTGGCGTCTCTTTGAAAACTTGCCCGAGCTTTCGGCCCTATGCGCCGAACTTCTTGGAGAAAACGCGTCTTTCCTGCTGCTCAACGCCTATGCCGAGCGGATCTCGGGCGCGGCCCTGTCGTCGCTGTGCGCCGCCAAGCTTTGCGGCCGCGCCGGGGCCATCGACTGGGGCGAGCTGACCCTGGTCGAGGACGCCGGCGACCGCCAGATCGGCATGTCCTTCTACGGCCGGTGGTCGGCATGA
- a CDS encoding HlyD family efflux transporter periplasmic adaptor subunit: MPDDIGSHPQPAAAVATAPAANGARRKRLFMILGGVVLAGALIWGLYYFLVGSRHVTTDNAYVNADTAQVTALVAGPIVQAPVGETTVVKTGQVIAVIDPADFKLAVDRARAELGQAERRVGQYFANDEALAAQTAARGADIARAEAMLASARSDYSRAEVEYGRRRNLAESGAVSGDELTQAENRYQAAKAALAAAQAGLAQAKAAAAQSAGQQKAANALVAGTSAADNPEVAAARARLAQAELDLARTTIRSPVDGVVARKSVVVGQKVANGAPVMSIVPIQTAYVDANFKEVQLRKVLPGQPVELTSDLYGKGVKFHGKVAGVGGGTGSAFALIPAQNATGNWIKVVQRVPVRIALDPKELAEHPLRVGLSMEAVIDISK, encoded by the coding sequence ATGCCCGACGATATCGGATCGCATCCCCAACCCGCGGCCGCCGTCGCGACCGCGCCCGCCGCCAACGGCGCGCGGCGCAAGCGCCTGTTCATGATCCTCGGGGGCGTGGTGCTCGCCGGGGCGCTGATCTGGGGGCTCTACTATTTCCTGGTCGGATCGCGCCACGTGACCACCGACAACGCCTATGTGAACGCCGACACCGCCCAGGTGACGGCGCTGGTCGCCGGGCCGATCGTGCAGGCGCCGGTCGGCGAGACGACGGTGGTCAAGACCGGCCAGGTGATCGCGGTGATCGATCCGGCCGACTTCAAGCTGGCGGTCGACCGCGCCCGCGCCGAACTCGGCCAGGCCGAGCGCCGGGTCGGGCAGTACTTCGCCAATGACGAGGCGCTGGCCGCGCAGACCGCCGCGCGCGGCGCCGACATCGCTCGCGCCGAGGCGATGCTGGCCAGCGCCCGGTCCGACTATTCGCGGGCCGAGGTCGAGTACGGCCGCCGCCGCAACCTGGCCGAATCCGGCGCGGTGTCGGGCGACGAGCTGACTCAGGCCGAGAACCGCTATCAGGCCGCCAAGGCCGCGCTGGCCGCCGCCCAGGCGGGCCTGGCCCAGGCCAAGGCCGCCGCCGCGCAGTCGGCCGGCCAGCAGAAGGCCGCCAACGCCCTGGTCGCCGGAACCAGCGCCGCCGACAATCCGGAGGTCGCCGCCGCCCGCGCCAGGCTGGCCCAGGCCGAACTGGACCTGGCCCGCACCACCATCCGCTCGCCGGTCGACGGGGTGGTGGCGCGCAAGAGCGTGGTGGTCGGCCAGAAGGTCGCCAACGGCGCGCCGGTGATGAGCATCGTGCCGATCCAGACCGCGTATGTGGACGCCAACTTCAAGGAAGTGCAGCTGCGCAAGGTGCTGCCGGGGCAACCGGTCGAGCTGACCAGCGACCTCTACGGCAAGGGCGTGAAGTTCCACGGCAAGGTCGCCGGCGTCGGCGGCGGCACCGGTTCGGCCTTTGCGCTGATCCCGGCCCAGAACGCCACCGGCAACTGGATCAAGGTGGTCCAGCGCGTGCCGGTCCGCATCGCCCTCGACCCCAAGGAACTGGCCGAGCATCCGCTGCGGGTCGGGCTGTCCATGGAAGCCGTGATCGACATCTCGAAGTAA